A stretch of the Tannerella serpentiformis genome encodes the following:
- a CDS encoding outer membrane beta-barrel protein, with protein sequence MKAKRVCAVLILLIGMAGVVRAQELTGRVVDDAKRPMEFVNVVAYALPDSAFVAGAITDANGAFSLSVPGTAAKRVLKVSFVGYETQVVEARPGVVVTLRPEAAALGEVTVTADRIRRSAGGYTANLLGSTVTQGRQADEILALLPGVTRRDGELQVLGQAVGTVYVDGIRLTDIKDLAALPADRIHRVQVDYTPGSSEFASTRGAVIRITLRKELDGGYYGYAMAGADVYSKYGFSRDFAYAVYNGRFNRLSLYNVLSYTDYYLATDDENTYDFLRTGRAQRTDVQSRGWTHRLYDRLSLTYDLTPRNTLGTSLYFSTDHAKPRTDVATFVRTPSGWADTALYTTRIETPYTYRTYQGTLRFDRELDDQGSTFNIGADYLRQYARNRMQTLRLLPSPNLDTLSNRSEETTNMLEARTSLNKNFASGLAINGGLAYRRITVDYDLTNERHLRTLPYAEGRMPAIYAEVQGPIGKRLQYGVGLRVQESRIAYRPDAAADLTVHDDWDAYSSFNLLWMINEARKISATLNYTEAVDDIPYSALTTHREYTDDHSYTTGNPDLVPCKSHTLTAVLDLYDHLSFNTIYIYNETPIYYATRMDPALPSVTYTKPMNAKYERLLGLSAEARFDPLPWWKLKGMVMYTLFGSKSEDFDVSGQQKYYFSLSNTFRFTPHMGASLEGYYEPTYHFTDRIYRTVYEMSGSVYHTFLRDRLALRLNFKLFRHGRVIDTETPDLRLVEANRSHEQYFGLSLSYSFSGGRSVDVKQTEEIQSYEKIRDKR encoded by the coding sequence ATGAAAGCAAAACGAGTATGCGCTGTGCTGATCCTGTTGATCGGTATGGCAGGCGTGGTTCGGGCGCAGGAGCTGACCGGACGCGTGGTGGACGACGCAAAACGTCCGATGGAGTTTGTCAATGTGGTAGCCTATGCGCTGCCCGATTCTGCCTTTGTGGCGGGGGCGATCACCGACGCCAATGGCGCCTTCTCATTGTCCGTCCCTGGCACGGCTGCGAAACGCGTGCTGAAGGTCTCCTTCGTGGGCTATGAGACGCAAGTCGTTGAGGCACGGCCGGGCGTCGTCGTCACCTTACGACCCGAGGCGGCAGCGCTCGGCGAGGTCACGGTGACGGCCGATCGCATTCGCCGCAGTGCAGGCGGATACACGGCCAACCTGCTCGGCTCGACCGTGACACAGGGCCGACAGGCGGACGAGATACTGGCATTACTGCCCGGCGTGACGCGCCGTGATGGAGAGCTGCAAGTGCTCGGGCAAGCCGTCGGAACGGTCTACGTGGACGGCATCCGGCTGACCGACATCAAGGACCTGGCTGCCCTGCCCGCCGACCGCATCCATCGTGTGCAGGTGGATTACACGCCCGGCAGCAGTGAATTTGCCTCCACACGCGGCGCCGTGATCCGCATCACACTCCGCAAAGAGCTGGATGGCGGATACTACGGCTATGCCATGGCCGGCGCCGATGTGTACTCCAAATACGGCTTCTCGCGCGACTTCGCCTACGCCGTCTACAACGGCCGATTCAATCGCCTGAGCCTCTACAATGTCCTCTCTTATACCGATTACTACCTCGCCACCGACGACGAAAACACGTACGACTTCCTCCGCACGGGACGCGCGCAGCGTACCGACGTACAGTCTCGCGGCTGGACGCACCGCCTCTACGACCGCCTCAGCCTGACCTACGACCTCACTCCGCGCAACACCCTCGGCACCTCGCTATACTTCTCTACCGACCACGCCAAACCCCGCACCGACGTGGCCACGTTCGTGCGCACCCCGTCGGGCTGGGCCGACACGGCGCTCTACACCACACGCATCGAGACGCCCTACACCTATCGCACGTACCAGGGCACCCTCCGCTTCGACCGCGAGCTGGACGACCAGGGTAGCACCTTCAACATCGGCGCCGACTACCTCCGCCAGTACGCCCGCAATCGCATGCAGACCCTGCGCCTCCTCCCCTCGCCCAATTTAGACACCCTCTCGAATCGCTCCGAAGAGACGACGAACATGCTCGAGGCCCGCACGTCGCTCAACAAGAATTTCGCCTCCGGCCTCGCCATCAACGGCGGCTTGGCTTACCGTCGCATCACCGTGGATTACGACCTCACCAACGAGCGCCACCTCCGCACCTTGCCCTACGCCGAGGGACGAATGCCCGCCATCTATGCCGAGGTGCAAGGCCCTATCGGCAAACGCCTACAGTACGGCGTCGGGCTGCGCGTGCAGGAGAGCCGCATCGCCTATCGCCCGGACGCTGCCGCCGACCTCACCGTGCACGACGATTGGGACGCTTACTCCTCCTTCAACCTGCTGTGGATGATCAACGAGGCGCGTAAGATCTCCGCCACCCTGAACTACACCGAAGCCGTCGACGACATCCCCTACAGTGCCCTCACGACTCACCGCGAGTACACCGACGACCACAGCTACACGACCGGCAACCCCGACCTCGTCCCCTGCAAGTCGCACACCCTCACGGCTGTCCTCGACCTCTACGACCATCTCTCCTTCAACACGATCTACATCTACAACGAGACCCCGATCTATTACGCCACGCGGATGGATCCTGCCCTGCCGTCCGTGACTTACACGAAACCGATGAACGCCAAATACGAGCGTCTGCTCGGACTTAGCGCCGAGGCACGCTTCGATCCCCTGCCGTGGTGGAAGCTGAAGGGCATGGTGATGTACACGCTTTTCGGATCTAAGTCGGAGGACTTCGACGTCAGCGGTCAGCAGAAATACTACTTCTCGCTCTCGAACACGTTCCGCTTCACGCCGCACATGGGCGCTTCGCTCGAGGGCTATTACGAGCCTACGTACCACTTCACCGACCGTATCTACCGCACCGTCTATGAGATGTCGGGTAGCGTCTACCACACCTTCCTGCGCGATCGGCTGGCACTCCGGCTCAACTTCAAGCTCTTCCGCCACGGCCGCGTGATCGACACCGAGACGCCCGACCTTCGCCTCGTCGAGGCCAACCGCTCGCACGAGCAATACTTCGGCCTCTCTCTCTCGTACTCCTTCAGCGGCGGCCGCAGCGTAGACGTCAAGCAGACGGAGGAGATCCAGTCCTACGAAAAGATCCGCGACAAGCGATGA